The Alphaproteobacteria bacterium genome contains a region encoding:
- a CDS encoding tripartite tricarboxylate transporter substrate binding protein encodes MNMLVRTLLITLSLLLTAGHARAQTYPDHAIRMIVGFTPGSATDVSARMFAQKLTEAWNVPVTVENVPGAGGSAGGERVARSAPDGYTLYWGANGAMTINPSLLPNPAFDPARDLAPIARLLVSPSILAVNNDVPAKSVAELIALAKAQPGKLSYASPGAGTPQHIAGEVFKGQFGLDIVHVPYRGANFTDVIGGRVTMTLQNAGAILPTVREGRLRGLAMTARQRSPNMPELPTMIESGVPDFEVTSWFGLLAPAGTPSAAIAKLHQEAVKIVSQPELRANFGKIGLDVVTDPPDAFATIIRTDTAKWAKVIKDAGIKSE; translated from the coding sequence ATGAACATGCTCGTTCGCACGCTCCTGATCACGCTCTCATTGCTGCTCACCGCAGGGCACGCCCGCGCGCAGACCTATCCGGACCACGCGATCCGCATGATCGTCGGCTTCACGCCCGGCAGCGCGACCGATGTCAGCGCGCGCATGTTCGCGCAGAAGCTCACCGAGGCGTGGAATGTACCGGTGACCGTGGAGAACGTCCCGGGCGCGGGCGGCAGCGCCGGCGGCGAGCGCGTCGCGCGATCCGCGCCCGACGGTTACACGCTGTACTGGGGTGCGAACGGGGCGATGACTATCAACCCGTCGCTGCTGCCCAATCCGGCCTTCGACCCGGCGCGTGATCTTGCGCCGATCGCCCGCCTGCTTGTCTCCCCGAGCATCCTTGCGGTCAACAATGACGTCCCGGCGAAGAGCGTCGCCGAACTGATCGCGCTCGCGAAAGCGCAGCCCGGCAAACTCTCCTACGCGAGCCCCGGCGCCGGAACGCCGCAGCACATTGCCGGAGAAGTGTTCAAGGGGCAGTTCGGTCTCGACATCGTGCATGTTCCTTATCGTGGTGCGAATTTCACCGACGTCATCGGTGGGCGCGTCACCATGACGTTGCAGAACGCCGGTGCAATTCTGCCGACCGTGCGCGAAGGGAGGCTGCGCGGCCTTGCGATGACGGCGCGTCAGCGCTCGCCCAACATGCCGGAGCTTCCGACCATGATCGAGTCGGGCGTGCCGGATTTCGAGGTGACGTCGTGGTTCGGGTTGCTCGCGCCCGCCGGAACGCCGTCAGCGGCGATCGCGAAGCTGCATCAGGAAGCGGTGAAAATCGTATCGCAGCCCGAACTGCGCGCGAACTTCGGGAAGATCGGACTCGATGTGGTCACTGACCCGCCCGATGCGTTCGCCACGATCATCCGCACCGATACCGCGAAGTGGGCGAAGGTCATCAAGGACGCGGGCATCAAGAGCGAGTGA
- a CDS encoding tripartite tricarboxylate transporter substrate binding protein, whose protein sequence is MRAIVGLAISLLLLTSGALAQTHYPEQNVRVLVGFPAGTAPDVGARIVADKLAILWGKPVTIENISGASGNIAADRAAKAAPDGYTLFMGGNSSLIMSVSLYDKLSFDPVKDFVPITQIFVAANLLVVHPDVPVNSIQDLVALAKAKPGELTYGHTGTGSSQHLANELFKYMTKTNIQPIAYRGSTAILPDLLAGRINMAFLNVVNAAPLVKEGRLRAFAVSSRKRSVAAPDLPTMIERGYPDFEAVPWFGFLAPTGTPQAIIDKVHQDTAAVLAMPDVRKRFEDNGLDVIGGTPAEFAEVIRKEIPYWAKILKEAGIKATE, encoded by the coding sequence ATTATCCCGAGCAAAACGTCCGCGTTCTCGTCGGCTTCCCGGCCGGAACCGCGCCGGATGTCGGAGCGCGCATCGTCGCCGACAAGCTCGCGATCCTGTGGGGCAAGCCGGTCACGATCGAGAACATCTCGGGCGCGAGCGGCAACATCGCGGCCGACCGCGCCGCAAAGGCTGCGCCTGACGGCTACACGCTGTTCATGGGCGGCAACTCATCGCTGATCATGAGCGTCAGCCTCTACGACAAGCTCTCGTTCGATCCCGTCAAGGACTTCGTCCCGATCACGCAGATCTTCGTCGCCGCGAACCTGCTGGTGGTGCACCCCGACGTGCCGGTGAACAGCATCCAGGACCTCGTCGCACTTGCGAAGGCGAAGCCCGGTGAACTGACGTATGGCCATACCGGTACGGGCTCCTCGCAGCATCTTGCGAACGAGCTGTTCAAGTACATGACCAAAACCAATATCCAGCCGATCGCCTATCGCGGCTCGACCGCGATCCTCCCCGACCTGCTCGCCGGTCGCATCAATATGGCCTTCCTGAACGTGGTGAACGCTGCGCCGCTGGTGAAAGAAGGAAGGCTGCGGGCCTTTGCGGTCTCCTCGCGCAAGCGCTCGGTGGCGGCGCCCGACCTGCCGACCATGATCGAGAGAGGGTACCCGGATTTCGAGGCCGTGCCGTGGTTCGGCTTCCTCGCGCCCACCGGCACGCCCCAGGCGATCATCGACAAGGTTCATCAGGACACCGCGGCGGTGCTGGCGATGCCGGATGTCCGCAAGCGCTTCGAGGACAACGGGCTCGATGTGATCGGCGGCACGCCCGCGGAATTTGCCGAGGTGATCCGGAAGGAAATTCCCTACTGGGCGAAGATCCTCAAGGAAGCCGGGATCAAGGCGACGGAGTAA
- a CDS encoding SCO family protein, whose product MKRWTLAALAATVLLAPAPGEAQTRRGPEYFTNLPVVDQDGRQLKFYDDLIKDKIVVVMFIYTSCTDICPITTARMTQIEDQLGDVLGRDIFIVSMTVDPEHDTPEKLKAYSKAFGTGPGWTFVTGKPEDIRAINSRLGERSKVLSDHRNEIVLGNDATGEWQRDNVMGDLKRVSLSIREMDPKYRDRVRQVRANPAMNTGMAMSTQPGQAMFKKLCTGCHTIGVGDRIGPDLRGVTERRDRAWLTSYLRNPPGMAARDPVARALAEKYRPALMPNMALSEHDAADLISYLQEENAKLTETVLPASAASHQHDHHKH is encoded by the coding sequence ATGAAACGATGGACGCTGGCCGCGCTCGCGGCAACGGTGTTGCTTGCGCCGGCTCCCGGCGAGGCGCAGACGCGCCGCGGGCCTGAATATTTCACCAACCTGCCGGTCGTGGACCAGGATGGGCGGCAGCTCAAATTCTACGACGATCTGATCAAGGACAAGATCGTCGTCGTCATGTTCATCTATACCAGCTGCACCGACATCTGCCCGATCACCACCGCGCGCATGACGCAGATCGAGGACCAGCTCGGCGACGTACTCGGGCGCGACATCTTCATCGTCTCGATGACGGTCGACCCGGAACACGACACGCCGGAGAAGCTGAAGGCCTATTCGAAAGCCTTCGGCACGGGGCCCGGCTGGACCTTCGTGACCGGCAAGCCGGAAGACATCCGCGCCATCAACAGCCGGCTCGGTGAGCGCAGCAAGGTGTTGAGCGATCACCGCAACGAGATCGTGCTCGGCAATGACGCGACCGGCGAATGGCAGCGCGACAACGTGATGGGCGACCTCAAGCGCGTGTCGCTGTCGATCCGCGAGATGGATCCCAAATATCGCGATCGGGTGCGCCAGGTCCGCGCCAATCCGGCGATGAACACCGGCATGGCGATGAGCACGCAGCCTGGGCAGGCGATGTTCAAGAAGCTGTGCACCGGCTGCCATACCATCGGCGTCGGCGACCGCATCGGACCCGACCTGCGCGGCGTCACCGAGCGGCGCGACCGCGCCTGGCTCACGAGCTATCTGCGCAATCCGCCCGGCATGGCGGCGCGCGATCCGGTCGCGCGCGCGCTTGCCGAGAAATACCGGCCGGCCCTGATGCCGAACATGGCGCTGTCCGAGCACGATGCCGCCGACCTGATCAGCTACCTGCAGGAAGAAAACGCGAAGCTCACCGAAACGGTGCTGCCCGCATCGGCCGCGAGCCATCAGCACGATCATCACAAGCATTGA
- a CDS encoding multicopper oxidase domain-containing protein — protein sequence MYISSKASPARQREAQKARDNRAEIVKALSHGQITKRDLFKWGIYTSTGALALTNGLSPFARSAFADVPTGTPRSPLGTATKFSQPMPRLALQTPSPLTKDPATGNAVFPAALGERPAKRLSYHTDFTDFNTTHPGYPNNNNPFRNPLSGRGPFEGRPPGEVFAHQRWDEFFPQVGYVMSWGQIQAGTKFHPNFPATQNPNSVWTYGPGRFVQGKLPPFLIKGRYGQPILTRIYNNTPLDRTQNEGFGRNESQLHHHNAHNGAESDGAANVHHFPGTFYDYRWSTTLARRDKINTGATEPRASGPNGNGGLNLVAGDFRELQGTLWAHDHRFFFTAENVYKGNVGMVNYYSGPDRGNEELVDGVNLRLPSGKLLDYGNVDFDVNLIVSDSAFRQDGQLFFDTFTTDGFLGDVPLVNFAYAPTLNVLPRKYRFRILNACMSRFLQLCISSPSNTQVPFKFICNDGNFVVNPITLSQLDHQGIAERYDIIVDFSAFPIGSSLKLVNLLTMRDDGRGPKDTLSLAQALAGTPDDPVVGPVLEFKVSSSVPSVDVPGVTLFSTSPDNSQVPATLTQQIPVVTPVRTRLVEFGRAGNGDSRQPNGQCIPDCPENMPFPWTIKVNGQEAHSMNANRISELIPQPGQIEHWTYVNGGGGWDHPIHLHFEEGVTMNRGNNPIPNTELLVRKDVWRLRASGSVTFQVQFGEYGGSYVNHCHNTVHEDFAMLMRIQLLTGVAGSPQTAVTPTPNPSPDGVTFTTPEILPEGDPRS from the coding sequence TTGTACATTTCCAGCAAAGCATCACCTGCGCGTCAACGCGAAGCGCAGAAGGCGCGGGACAATCGCGCCGAGATCGTGAAGGCGCTTTCGCACGGCCAGATCACCAAGCGCGATCTGTTCAAGTGGGGCATTTACACGTCGACCGGCGCGCTGGCGTTGACGAACGGGCTGAGCCCGTTCGCGCGCTCAGCCTTTGCGGATGTGCCGACCGGCACGCCGCGCAGCCCGCTCGGCACCGCGACCAAGTTCAGCCAGCCGATGCCGCGCCTTGCGCTGCAGACGCCCTCTCCGCTCACCAAGGATCCGGCGACCGGCAATGCGGTGTTTCCGGCCGCGCTGGGCGAGCGCCCCGCGAAGCGGCTGTCGTATCACACCGACTTCACCGACTTTAACACCACCCATCCCGGCTATCCCAACAACAACAATCCGTTCCGCAATCCGCTGTCGGGTCGCGGCCCGTTCGAGGGCCGGCCGCCCGGCGAGGTGTTCGCACATCAGCGCTGGGATGAGTTCTTCCCGCAGGTCGGCTACGTGATGTCGTGGGGTCAAATCCAGGCGGGCACCAAATTCCATCCGAACTTCCCGGCGACGCAGAATCCAAACAGCGTATGGACCTACGGACCCGGCCGCTTCGTGCAGGGCAAGCTGCCGCCGTTCCTGATCAAGGGCCGCTACGGCCAGCCGATCCTGACCCGCATCTACAACAACACGCCGCTCGACCGCACCCAGAACGAGGGCTTCGGCCGCAACGAGAGCCAACTGCATCATCACAACGCGCACAACGGCGCGGAATCCGATGGCGCCGCCAACGTGCATCACTTCCCCGGCACGTTCTACGACTACCGCTGGAGCACGACGCTGGCGCGACGCGACAAGATCAACACCGGCGCGACCGAGCCGCGCGCCTCAGGCCCGAACGGAAACGGCGGCCTCAATCTCGTGGCCGGCGACTTCCGCGAATTGCAGGGCACGCTCTGGGCGCACGACCACCGCTTCTTCTTCACGGCCGAGAACGTTTACAAGGGCAATGTCGGCATGGTGAACTATTACTCGGGCCCGGACCGCGGCAACGAGGAACTCGTCGACGGCGTCAACCTGCGCCTGCCGAGCGGCAAGCTGCTCGACTACGGCAATGTCGACTTCGACGTGAACCTGATCGTATCGGACTCGGCGTTCCGCCAGGACGGGCAGCTGTTCTTCGACACGTTCACCACCGACGGCTTCCTCGGCGACGTTCCGCTGGTCAACTTCGCCTATGCACCGACCCTGAACGTGCTGCCGCGCAAGTATCGCTTCCGCATCCTGAATGCGTGCATGTCACGCTTCCTGCAGCTTTGCATCTCCAGCCCGAGCAACACGCAGGTGCCGTTCAAGTTCATCTGCAACGACGGCAACTTCGTGGTGAACCCGATCACGCTGTCGCAACTCGATCACCAGGGTATCGCGGAGCGCTACGACATCATCGTCGACTTCTCGGCCTTCCCGATCGGCTCCAGCCTCAAGCTCGTCAATCTGCTGACGATGCGCGACGACGGCCGCGGCCCGAAGGATACGCTGTCGCTCGCCCAGGCGCTGGCCGGCACTCCGGACGATCCGGTGGTCGGACCGGTGCTGGAGTTCAAGGTTTCGTCGTCGGTGCCGAGCGTCGACGTGCCCGGCGTCACCCTCTTTTCGACCTCACCGGACAACAGCCAGGTGCCGGCGACGCTGACCCAGCAGATCCCGGTCGTGACGCCGGTGCGCACGCGGCTGGTCGAGTTCGGCCGTGCCGGCAACGGCGACTCGCGCCAGCCGAACGGCCAGTGCATCCCGGATTGCCCGGAGAACATGCCGTTCCCGTGGACCATCAAGGTCAACGGGCAGGAAGCGCACTCGATGAATGCCAACCGCATTTCCGAGCTGATCCCGCAGCCGGGCCAGATCGAGCACTGGACTTACGTCAACGGCGGCGGCGGCTGGGATCATCCGATCCACCTCCACTTCGAGGAGGGGGTGACGATGAACCGCGGCAACAATCCGATCCCAAACACCGAACTGCTCGTGCGCAAGGACGTGTGGCGGCTGCGCGCCTCGGGCAGCGTCACGTTCCAGGTGCAGTTCGGCGAATACGGCGGCTCCTACGTGAACCACTGCCACAACACGGTGCACGAGGACTTCGCGATGCTGATGCGCATCCAGCTGCTCACCGGCGTCGCCGGCTCGCCGCAGACCGCGGTCACGCCGACGCCGAACCCCTCGCCCGACGGCGTGACCTTCACCACACCCGAAATCCTCCCCGAAGGGGACCCGCGAAGCTAG